The DNA sequence AGGGACCGTGACAAATTCGGAATTGGTGACATCCAGAAAGCTCGCGGTGGTCGGAGCAGTGGAATTGATGGTGAAAGTACCTTCCGCAGAAAAAGGAGATCCGTTGAATTTTGCATCAATTGCCTGGACACGCCAATAGTAAGTCGTTCCAGAAGCAAGTCCCTGGATTCTCAACGAAGTTCCTTCCACGCTGCCTCGCATGGAAAGCCTTCGTTCTCCCGTGTTAATATCCGACATGGGAGTGCGTACATCGAATCCATTGGAAGTCGTGCCAATCACCACCTCATAAGTCAGATTATTCAACAAGCCCGTGGGATATCCCGCAGGAGGATTCCAAGACAACTGGATGGCATTGCCTGTTTGGAGAGCGGCCAAATTCTGGGGAGCTGTGGGATTCACAAAAGGAGTGAATGCCCCATCGTTTCGATACAACCTCGCGACGCTCGTGGAAAATGCAGGATTGTAGCCCACCAATACCACATCCAGCAAATCGTCCGAGTTGTAATCGGCCAATTGAACACTGGCCCCGGTATTGACATCCTGCAAATCCGTCGATGCCTGGGACAGGAAGGTAAATCCCCCCATTTGGTTGTTGAGATACACCTCCGTTTTGGCAGAAGCGGCGGATGCACCATCCTGACCTGTCAAGACGATATCCGAATACCCATCGGCATTGATATCTCCCCATACAGCCTCACCATCTCGGACCCCTGTCAACCCTGCACTGATAGCCGTGAAGGTCTGCAGGCCACTGAGTGTGCCATCATTGCGATAGACTTCGGCAACTAGCCCAGAGATCCCTTCTCCGGAAATTAGTATGTCTATATCGCCATCTAGGTCATAGTCGGCCCAGGCCACTGAACCGAGATGGACATTGGGCAATGTAGTGATGATGTCTGAAAAGAATCCATTGCTGTTTCGGTACAAGCGAGTCAATCGCTGCCCTGTACTGGAAGTCCCCGTTACCAGAAGGTCGAGGTCTTGGTCATTGTCATAATCTCCCAGTGCCAATGAAGCGTTTGAAACTCCTTGAAGAGATGCCTGCAATTGGAAAACACTTCCTCCGTCATTTCGATAAATGCGAAGATGTACCCCACTATTATCGGCACCCGATATCACAGCATCCAGGTCCCCGTCATTGTCGATATCTCCCCATGCTACTGCACTCTGGTTGACTTGGATAAATGCCGGAGAGGCGGTCAAGTCTTGGGAGAAGGAGTTGGTGAAGGTATTGTACTTAAAAACGCCGGTGAAATAGGCTGATCCTCCCACCGTCTCGCCTGAGATCAGCAAATCCAAATCGCCATCCAAGTCATAGTCTCCCCATGCCAATCCGGCATTTCGGACATTTGGCAGGGTACTGGCTCCTGCAAATTGAAGAAATTGTCCAGTTCCGGGAATGAACCGATATATCCGGGTTTCGACCGTATTGACGCCAATCTCGCCTGCGACAGCGAAATCAAGGTATCCATCGGCATCGAAGTCTCCCCAAGCCACTGTGCTTTCGGAACGGCCGGTTGGAGCCAATCCAGAAAACATGCTATTGGTCTGATCTGAAAATATTTGAGCCGTCCCTGAGAATGGGCCAAAGCATCCCCAGCCAGCCCAAAAGGCCAGCATCAGGGCTCGAAGCCATATCTGATTGGGAGGAAATAAGGTCATATTCAACAAGTGTCTGCAGGCCACTGATTGAAAAGTCTGCATAATGTGAGGTTATAGGTAACGGTAGGAATTGTGAGGCGATGGATGCGAGCAAAGCGGGATTATTCGATATCCTCGAATGGTTTTGGGAGATTTTGGGCCAATATGATCCAAATGACACCGCCGGTAGCCACGACAGCTCCGGGAATGATGTATTTGAGGTACTTTTTGTTTTGGATGGAAAAGGAGGAGGTGTAGGCATCCACATTGGAAAGGTCGGTTCCGGACACTCTGATGCGGTATCCTTCGCCTGAATCCAATCCACGGGGGACTCGCCAAGTATAGCTATTGGAAGCGTCTACGGTCGCGATGGTATCTATCGGCTCATCGTCTCGATAGAGTGTCATCGTCAATGCGTCTTTGTCGGAATTCTTTCCGTACCAGCTGATGGTGTAGGCTTTGCCTTGCATGAAGAGCTGGCCGGATTCGGGGGTGATGAAATAGAAGTTCGGGAGCGCTCTCACTTCCAACGCGATCTTGCCGCGGTATCTACCGAGTTCCTGCTTGGCGTTCCAGACCACCTCGTGGACGCCTGGGCCGATTTCCTCTCCAAATTCTCCGGTCAGGGACGTGAGCTGTTTCAGTCCGGTATCCAGACGAGCAAAAAGGGTCACTTCATACCCCAAGTCCCCAAGGGGTGAAATCAATTCGTAGGTGATGCGAAGGCTGTCCCCATTGGCCATCTTCTCAATCTCCTCGATCTGTACATGCTGAGCATTTGCCAAGGGTATCAGGGAGCCCCAAACAAGCATCCAAAGTAGCCATTGCCTCATAAGCAGAATTCAACGGTAGAATTTCCAGTCGCTAATCTTTCCCGAAAATCAATTTTTGCCAAAGGCAATAATATGATTAATTGCCTTTCAGCCAAACTTTTTTCCGGGGATGTTTGACCTGTGATACAGCGAGATATGGAAACTTGGTATTACAAACTTTCAGGTCCAACGTCATTTCTCCATGATGTACGAAAAAGTATGCCGCATTCAAGACCATTTGACCCAACGTAGCTCCACACTCAGTATTATACCACTGGCCCAGCTTTCCAAACCGTTCGCACAACCATCCCATCCATACAGGTTACTAACTATCAATGGCTTTGGGGTATTTGTCGTTTGCGAACTGCCCGAATTCCGATACAAACCGTGCAGCAAGCCGAACAGTTTGGCCATGCAAAGTTAAAAATTTGGGAGAATCGACTAGTTTAGATTGAGCATTTAAAAAAGAATTTGACAAATTCATTTTCCTCAAATCTTGAGCATATAATTTTTATTTCAGTATTTTCTTGCTACATTTCCCAACAATTTTAGCAAAACCCCATCCGCTTTGGCCACGATCGCCGAAATCATCCTCCCCCTACCCGTCAAGTCCAATTTCCACTACATCGCCAAGCCTGACCAAGCGCTTAAAATTCAAGTTGGGAAACGGGTTCTGGTTCCATTTGGCAAACGCAAAATCTATACGGGGATCATTCGAGCCATTTCAAACACGCCGTTCAGCGCCAGTGAAATGGACCGCATGCGGGAGATCGATGAAGTCCTAGATATTGAGCCCATCCTCAACGAGCGACAGCTGTCCCTTTTCGATTGGATTGCC is a window from the Pontibacter sp. G13 genome containing:
- a CDS encoding GPI anchored serine-threonine rich family protein, which codes for MRQWLLWMLVWGSLIPLANAQHVQIEEIEKMANGDSLRITYELISPLGDLGYEVTLFARLDTGLKQLTSLTGEFGEEIGPGVHEVVWNAKQELGRYRGKIALEVRALPNFYFITPESGQLFMQGKAYTISWYGKNSDKDALTMTLYRDDEPIDTIATVDASNSYTWRVPRGLDSGEGYRIRVSGTDLSNVDAYTSSFSIQNKKYLKYIIPGAVVATGGVIWIILAQNLPKPFEDIE